In Mycobacterium sp. JS623, one genomic interval encodes:
- a CDS encoding ATP-binding protein, with protein sequence MSVVTFLFTDIEGSTRRWESDADAMQVALEAHNQVLRDTVEGHRGTVFNYTGDGMCAVFDSPRSAVDAAIAAQRTLELPVRMGIATGEAELRGREYFGTVLNRTARVMAAGHGGQILLDGATAALLADVELIPLGSKRLRDIAKPVAIYQVQAPGLRADFPPLKTADSAPGNVRAPTTSFVGRAAEVAEIEAALKAHRMVTLTGVGGVGKTRLALEVAMRLVSDFPDGVFVIELAAVTDPAAVPEAVASTLGITQQPGLSMTNSVAAALEGRSRLLVLDNCEHVLDAAADVLEAIFDHSSTVKILATSREGLRLDDEQLWPVPSLDVGSGTNSSAATLFVDRAQTVSPGVSTFAPPQEAAAVVEICRRLDGIPLAIELAASRMVSMTAVEVRDRLDDRFRLLVGSRRALERHQTLRHAVQWSYDLLDDAEKAVLTRCSVFAGGFELPGACAVAESEDDLATLDLLDALVRKSLLVANRPSGHTRFSMLETIRQFGEEQLVASGEAEAARTAHARYFARRDAEVMALWDSPRQAEAYAWVTVELPNLRSAFRWAADRGDVDAAVAIAICATFLGHWVQLYEPVVWAEEMIEPAKAIGHPRLAQLYIMAADCYLAGRTDDFLRYIDAASRATESGRFDAVPVALESALAGGYLTTVGPDRCVEWARGMLVRYPDGYAYAAPGLVAALVYAGRHEEARSVAKGLLVAAETEVNPTIVSSAMYAYGASHSETEPEAAYAALRRGIAIAVENGDRQMESVLALALSSLAATRAKPLEGLEYSALAIRTYYDTRAVQFVSGPLGVLTALLDQLGRYEAAATISGFAFADVALATFPEISTAISHLREALGDEAYESLARAGAAMTNASKAAYALEQIDLARADLQ encoded by the coding sequence ATGAGCGTCGTCACTTTCCTCTTCACGGACATCGAGGGTTCCACGCGCCGGTGGGAGTCCGATGCGGACGCGATGCAAGTCGCTCTCGAGGCTCACAATCAAGTGCTCCGCGACACAGTCGAAGGCCATCGCGGCACTGTCTTCAACTACACCGGCGACGGGATGTGCGCCGTATTCGACTCTCCCCGTTCGGCTGTCGACGCCGCGATCGCCGCACAACGAACACTTGAGTTGCCCGTGAGGATGGGTATCGCGACCGGCGAAGCTGAACTACGTGGTCGCGAGTACTTCGGCACCGTACTCAACCGCACGGCACGTGTGATGGCGGCCGGACACGGTGGCCAGATCCTGCTCGACGGTGCAACGGCGGCGCTGCTCGCCGATGTTGAGTTGATTCCGCTGGGTTCCAAGCGATTACGGGATATCGCCAAACCAGTTGCGATCTATCAAGTCCAAGCGCCCGGACTGCGCGCCGACTTCCCTCCGCTGAAGACAGCTGATTCCGCTCCGGGGAACGTGCGTGCGCCGACGACGAGCTTCGTCGGCCGCGCCGCGGAAGTCGCCGAGATCGAGGCAGCGCTCAAGGCACACCGAATGGTCACACTGACCGGTGTCGGCGGGGTCGGGAAAACGCGACTGGCGCTGGAGGTCGCCATGCGCTTGGTAAGTGACTTCCCCGACGGCGTCTTCGTGATCGAGTTGGCTGCGGTCACCGATCCTGCAGCAGTACCGGAAGCTGTCGCATCGACGCTCGGAATCACTCAACAGCCGGGGCTCAGCATGACCAATAGCGTCGCTGCCGCTTTGGAAGGCCGTTCGCGTCTGCTCGTGCTCGACAACTGCGAACACGTCCTCGATGCTGCGGCAGACGTACTCGAGGCGATCTTCGACCACTCGTCGACGGTGAAGATCCTGGCGACCAGCCGAGAGGGGCTCCGACTCGATGACGAGCAGCTCTGGCCCGTGCCATCCCTTGACGTAGGTTCAGGCACGAACTCCTCCGCCGCAACACTATTCGTCGACCGGGCGCAAACCGTATCGCCCGGTGTTTCGACGTTCGCGCCTCCTCAAGAAGCGGCCGCGGTGGTAGAGATATGTCGCCGCCTCGACGGCATTCCCCTGGCGATCGAGCTTGCCGCTTCGCGCATGGTGTCGATGACGGCCGTAGAGGTACGCGATCGGCTCGATGACCGCTTCCGGCTGCTTGTCGGATCGCGACGGGCACTCGAACGTCACCAGACGCTGCGCCATGCCGTGCAGTGGTCATACGATCTGCTGGACGACGCCGAAAAGGCAGTGCTGACAAGGTGTTCAGTGTTCGCTGGCGGTTTCGAGTTGCCCGGTGCGTGCGCGGTTGCTGAGTCCGAGGACGATCTCGCGACTTTGGACCTGTTGGATGCATTGGTCCGCAAGTCGCTACTTGTCGCCAATCGGCCGTCTGGGCACACTCGATTCTCGATGCTGGAGACCATCCGGCAATTCGGCGAAGAACAACTGGTTGCTTCAGGTGAAGCGGAGGCAGCGCGGACAGCGCACGCGCGCTACTTCGCTAGGCGCGACGCCGAGGTCATGGCGCTCTGGGACAGCCCTCGACAGGCTGAGGCGTATGCATGGGTAACCGTCGAGTTGCCGAATCTGCGCAGCGCCTTTCGATGGGCCGCCGACCGAGGTGACGTCGACGCAGCCGTCGCGATCGCGATCTGCGCCACGTTCCTGGGTCACTGGGTTCAGCTCTACGAACCGGTCGTGTGGGCGGAGGAAATGATCGAACCGGCGAAGGCGATCGGCCATCCACGCCTTGCCCAGCTCTACATCATGGCAGCCGACTGCTACTTGGCCGGCCGCACCGACGACTTCCTGCGCTACATCGATGCCGCCTCGCGGGCAACCGAGAGCGGACGGTTCGACGCAGTGCCCGTGGCACTCGAAAGCGCCTTGGCCGGTGGTTACCTCACAACTGTCGGTCCCGACCGTTGCGTGGAATGGGCACGCGGAATGCTCGTGCGATATCCCGATGGTTACGCATACGCGGCGCCTGGTCTGGTCGCCGCACTGGTCTACGCCGGCAGGCACGAGGAAGCGAGATCCGTTGCAAAAGGACTGCTCGTAGCCGCGGAGACCGAGGTCAACCCCACCATCGTCTCGTCAGCGATGTACGCGTACGGCGCCAGTCACAGCGAGACGGAGCCCGAAGCGGCATACGCAGCGTTGCGCCGCGGTATTGCGATCGCTGTGGAGAACGGCGACAGACAAATGGAATCTGTTCTAGCACTCGCACTCTCAAGCTTGGCCGCCACGCGTGCTAAGCCCCTCGAAGGTCTCGAATACTCAGCGCTCGCAATACGCACGTACTACGACACGCGTGCCGTTCAGTTCGTCTCCGGACCGCTCGGCGTTCTTACTGCATTACTGGACCAACTTGGTCGTTACGAGGCAGCCGCCACCATCAGTGGCTTCGCTTTCGCGGACGTCGCCCTCGCGACGTTTCCTGAGATATCCACGGCGATATCTCACCTGCGCGAGGCACTCGGCGACGAGGCCTACGAGTCATTGGCCCGCGCTGGGGCCGCAATGACCAATGCCAGCAAAGCCGCGTACGCACTAGAGCAGATTGACCTCGCCCGCGCAGACCTTCAGTAA
- a CDS encoding phosphoenolpyruvate carboxykinase (GTP) gives MTAATIPGLDTAPTKHKELLAWVSEVAELTQPDRVVFADGSDEENARLCEQLEAAGTFKRLDDKKKPNSYLALSDPSDVARVESRTYICTEREIDAGPTNNWMAPAEMRGIMTDLYRGCMRGRTMYVVPFCMGPLGAEDPKLGVEITDSEYVVVSMRTMTRMGQAALDKMGTDGFFVKALHSIGAPLEPGQKDVPWPCNDTKYISHFPETREIWSYGSGYGGNALLGKKCYSLRIASAMAHDEGWLAEHMLILKLISPENKSYFIAAAFPSACGKTNLAMLQPTIPGWRAETVGDDIAWMRFGKDGRLYAVNPEFGFFGVAPGTNWSSNPNAMKTIDAGNTVFTNVALTDDNDVWWEGLEGDPQHLIDWKGRDWTPDSDQKAAHPNSRYCTPMSQCPTLASEWDDPQGVPISAILFGGRRKTTVPLVTQARDWQHGVFIGATLGSEQTAAAEGKVGTVRRDPMAMLPFLGYNVGDYFAHWIDIGKQSDESKMPKIFFVNWFRRGDDGRFLWPGFGENSRVMKWIIDRIEHKAGGTTTPIGTVPTADDLDLEGLDVDPADVNEALAVNVAEWRDELPLIEEWFEFVGEKLPTGIKDEFDALKHRLAEAD, from the coding sequence ATGACAGCAGCGACCATTCCAGGTCTGGACACCGCACCGACTAAACACAAGGAGTTGCTCGCCTGGGTCTCCGAGGTCGCGGAGCTGACGCAGCCGGACCGGGTCGTGTTCGCCGACGGCTCCGACGAGGAGAACGCGCGGCTGTGTGAGCAACTCGAAGCGGCAGGCACCTTCAAGCGCCTCGACGACAAGAAAAAGCCGAATTCGTACCTGGCGTTGTCAGATCCGTCGGACGTGGCGCGTGTGGAGTCCCGTACCTATATCTGTACGGAGCGTGAAATCGACGCCGGCCCGACCAATAACTGGATGGCTCCGGCAGAGATGCGCGGCATCATGACCGACCTTTACCGCGGCTGCATGCGCGGCCGCACCATGTATGTGGTGCCGTTCTGCATGGGCCCACTCGGCGCCGAGGACCCCAAGCTCGGTGTCGAGATCACCGACTCCGAATACGTCGTCGTGTCGATGCGGACGATGACCCGGATGGGCCAGGCCGCGCTGGACAAGATGGGCACCGACGGCTTCTTCGTCAAGGCGCTGCACTCGATCGGCGCGCCGCTGGAGCCCGGTCAGAAGGACGTGCCGTGGCCGTGCAACGACACCAAGTACATCAGCCACTTCCCCGAGACTCGTGAGATCTGGAGCTACGGCTCTGGCTACGGCGGCAACGCGCTGCTGGGCAAGAAGTGCTACTCGCTGCGCATCGCGTCGGCGATGGCGCACGACGAGGGCTGGCTCGCCGAGCACATGCTGATCCTCAAGCTGATCTCCCCCGAGAACAAGTCGTATTTCATCGCCGCGGCGTTCCCGTCGGCGTGCGGCAAGACCAATCTCGCGATGCTGCAGCCGACCATCCCGGGCTGGCGCGCAGAGACCGTCGGCGACGACATCGCATGGATGCGATTCGGCAAGGACGGCCGGCTCTACGCGGTCAACCCCGAGTTCGGGTTCTTCGGTGTCGCGCCGGGCACGAACTGGTCCTCGAATCCGAACGCGATGAAGACCATTGACGCCGGCAACACCGTCTTCACCAACGTCGCGCTGACGGACGACAACGACGTGTGGTGGGAAGGCCTCGAAGGCGACCCGCAGCACCTGATCGACTGGAAGGGCCGCGACTGGACGCCCGACTCGGACCAGAAGGCCGCGCACCCGAATTCGCGGTACTGCACCCCGATGTCGCAGTGCCCGACGCTGGCTTCCGAGTGGGATGACCCGCAAGGCGTGCCGATCTCGGCGATCCTGTTCGGCGGGCGCCGCAAGACGACGGTGCCGCTGGTGACGCAGGCTCGCGACTGGCAGCACGGCGTGTTCATCGGCGCCACGCTCGGCTCGGAGCAGACCGCGGCCGCCGAAGGCAAGGTGGGCACCGTCCGTCGCGACCCGATGGCGATGCTGCCGTTCCTCGGCTACAACGTCGGTGACTACTTCGCTCACTGGATCGACATCGGCAAGCAGTCCGATGAGTCGAAGATGCCGAAGATCTTCTTCGTCAACTGGTTCCGTCGCGGCGACGACGGTCGCTTCCTGTGGCCGGGCTTCGGTGAGAACAGCCGGGTGATGAAGTGGATCATCGACCGGATCGAGCACAAGGCTGGCGGCACGACCACGCCGATCGGCACCGTGCCGACCGCCGACGATCTGGATCTCGAGGGTCTCGACGTCGACCCCGCCGATGTGAACGAGGCTCTGGCCGTTAACGTCGCGGAGTGGCGCGACGAGCTGCCGCTGATCGAGGAGTGGTTCGAGTTCGTCGGTGAGAAGCTGCCGACCGGCATCAAGGACGAGTTCGACGCGCTGAAGCATCGGTTGGCAGAAGCCGACTAA
- a CDS encoding ATP-binding protein: MVDDHAPRPASGVLTFLFTDIEGSTRRWEADAKAMRAALETHNQVLRDAVASHGGTIFNYTGDGVCAVFTTPRSAVDAAIAAQRSLGLPVRMGIATGEAELQGNEYFGTVLNRTARVMAAGHGGQVLVDGPTAGLLGGFDLLDRGPRQLRDIAKPVAIYQVRAAGLRADFPALKTLDSTPGNLQHPTTSFIGREAEIAELARALKEHRLVTLTGVGGVGKTRLALEVASRSAADYPDGVFVFELAAVGDPAAVPEAVAAVLGITQQAGMSLADSVAAALEPRTRLLVFDNCEHVLDAAADMIEAILVHSETVKILATSREGLRLDDEQLWPVPSLDVDSSAKRLFTERASAVAPAASLDANTVREICRRLDGIPLAIELAASRLLSMTVTEVRDLLDDRFRLLVGTRRGLERHQTLRHAVQWSYDLLSADEKALLNRCSVFAGGFDLNSAQAMADSRDKFATLDLLDALVRKSLLVADQSSGRTRFSMLETIRQFAEEQLVASGEAEDARSTHARYFAGRESDLLTLWDSPCQREAYDWFAVELANLRAAFRWSADSGDLDTASAIAVFATFLGMRIENYEPVAWAEELIAPAREVEHRRLAQLYAMAAQCYVAGRIDDAVRYADAGLATIESERFDDIVYDGEAWLGGGYIARGQPERWVEVSRRMTTANTNQTFARASLVLSLTMVGECDEALAVSEGLLSEADATRNPQQASYALLAYGIAQRDQNPTAAYDAHRRGLQIAQESGNRQIESYHAGNLARLAAIHGDLEDALDYVTLAIRRFYDSVSLTMMTSAIAVVVDLLDRLGRYEPAARMCAFAVTPFSDVTYPELVGTIAHLREVLGYEIYESLSTAGVSMTNASIVTYALEQIDLARAVF, translated from the coding sequence GTGGTTGATGACCATGCGCCGCGCCCTGCCTCAGGCGTCCTGACCTTCCTGTTCACCGACATCGAGGGCTCGACCCGGCGGTGGGAGGCGGACGCCAAGGCGATGCGCGCGGCCTTGGAAACGCACAACCAGGTGCTGCGCGACGCAGTCGCGAGTCACGGCGGGACCATCTTCAACTACACCGGCGACGGAGTGTGCGCCGTCTTCACCACGCCGCGCTCGGCTGTCGATGCCGCGATCGCCGCGCAGCGATCCCTCGGACTGCCCGTGCGAATGGGCATCGCCACCGGCGAGGCCGAGTTGCAGGGGAACGAGTACTTCGGCACGGTGCTCAATCGCACCGCACGCGTGATGGCGGCCGGCCACGGCGGCCAGGTCTTGGTCGACGGCCCCACCGCAGGGCTGCTGGGTGGTTTCGATCTTCTTGACCGTGGCCCGCGTCAACTTCGCGACATAGCCAAACCTGTTGCCATATACCAAGTTCGCGCCGCGGGTCTTCGAGCTGATTTTCCCGCGCTGAAGACGCTTGACTCGACGCCTGGCAATCTCCAACATCCGACCACGAGCTTCATCGGACGCGAAGCGGAAATCGCCGAGTTGGCGAGAGCGCTGAAGGAGCACCGACTGGTGACGCTGACCGGTGTCGGCGGGGTAGGTAAGACACGACTGGCATTAGAGGTCGCCAGCCGCTCGGCCGCCGACTATCCCGACGGGGTGTTTGTGTTTGAGTTGGCGGCAGTAGGCGATCCCGCCGCGGTCCCCGAGGCAGTCGCCGCAGTGCTCGGCATCACCCAACAGGCGGGGATGAGCTTGGCGGACAGTGTGGCTGCCGCGTTGGAACCGCGTACCCGGCTGCTGGTGTTCGACAACTGCGAGCACGTCCTGGACGCCGCGGCCGACATGATCGAGGCAATTCTCGTCCATTCGGAGACCGTGAAGATACTCGCCACCAGCCGAGAGGGGCTTCGGCTCGACGACGAACAGCTCTGGCCCGTACCGTCTCTCGACGTCGACTCGAGTGCCAAGAGGTTGTTCACCGAGCGCGCTTCCGCGGTCGCCCCTGCCGCATCACTAGATGCGAACACAGTGAGAGAAATCTGCCGACGACTCGACGGGATCCCCCTCGCCATCGAGTTGGCCGCCTCGCGCCTGCTTTCGATGACCGTCACCGAAGTACGTGATCTCCTCGATGACCGATTCAGACTCCTCGTTGGCACACGCCGCGGATTGGAGCGACACCAGACGTTGCGACACGCTGTGCAGTGGTCATACGACCTACTGAGCGCAGATGAGAAGGCACTACTCAACCGATGCTCTGTGTTCGCGGGGGGATTCGACCTGAACAGCGCTCAAGCGATGGCTGATTCTCGCGACAAGTTCGCCACATTGGATCTGCTAGATGCATTGGTCCGCAAGTCTTTACTGGTCGCTGACCAATCGTCGGGGCGGACCCGATTCTCGATGTTGGAGACCATCCGCCAATTCGCAGAAGAGCAACTCGTGGCAAGTGGCGAAGCGGAAGATGCGCGCTCGACGCATGCGCGGTACTTCGCAGGGCGTGAGTCCGATCTGCTCACGCTGTGGGACAGCCCGTGTCAACGCGAAGCCTACGATTGGTTCGCGGTCGAACTTGCGAATCTGCGCGCCGCGTTCAGGTGGTCTGCCGATAGCGGTGATCTGGACACGGCCAGCGCCATTGCCGTATTCGCGACGTTCCTTGGCATGCGTATCGAAAACTACGAGCCCGTAGCGTGGGCTGAAGAGCTCATTGCACCTGCGCGCGAAGTTGAACATCGACGGCTTGCTCAGCTCTACGCCATGGCTGCACAGTGCTACGTAGCCGGTCGAATCGACGATGCAGTCCGCTACGCCGACGCTGGTCTCGCCACCATCGAAAGCGAGCGGTTCGATGACATCGTGTATGACGGCGAGGCGTGGTTAGGGGGAGGGTACATCGCGCGAGGTCAGCCCGAGCGGTGGGTGGAAGTGAGCCGAAGGATGACCACGGCGAACACGAATCAGACCTTCGCCCGGGCAAGCCTGGTGCTGTCCTTGACGATGGTTGGGGAATGTGACGAAGCGCTGGCGGTATCGGAAGGACTTCTCAGCGAGGCTGACGCCACCCGCAATCCCCAACAAGCCAGTTACGCGCTCCTGGCATATGGCATTGCCCAGCGCGATCAGAATCCAACGGCCGCCTATGACGCTCATCGCAGGGGGCTGCAGATCGCACAGGAGAGCGGCAACCGCCAAATCGAGTCGTACCACGCCGGCAACTTGGCGAGGCTCGCGGCCATCCACGGTGACCTCGAAGACGCTCTCGACTATGTGACCCTGGCGATTCGCAGATTCTACGATTCGGTCAGCTTGACGATGATGACGAGCGCGATCGCGGTAGTCGTCGATCTCTTGGACCGGCTCGGACGCTATGAGCCCGCGGCCAGAATGTGCGCATTTGCCGTTACCCCATTTTCAGACGTGACCTATCCCGAGTTGGTGGGGACGATCGCTCACCTCCGCGAGGTTCTCGGCTACGAGATCTACGAATCATTGTCTACAGCAGGCGTATCGATGACCAATGCGAGCATCGTCACGTATGCACTCGAACAGATTGACCTAGCCCGCGCCGTCTTCTAG
- a CDS encoding adenylate/guanylate cyclase domain-containing protein — MIEVPETRYAKSGDVNIAYQVVGDGPFDLVYVPPFVSNLELQWEDPAERRYFERLASFSRLIMFDKRGTGLSDRVAVATLEERMDDLRAVMDAAGSQRAAIYGGSEGGALSILFAVTYPERVSALALYGAYPRMAWAPDYPDGIPDDVWADGLRHLEENWGRGEEGGLPLWALAPGRADDPAFRRSHGRWERLSASPGAAVAIQQMVRELDVRHALPAIRVPTLVVYRTADMGHAAGSRYLGAHIPGAKVIELQGDEYFPHLGDQDAILDEVEEFLTGVRPVHALDRALATVLFTDIVSSTQRVAALGDDEWTRILDHHDAMAAREIDRHRGRKISTTGDGVLATFDGPARAVRCAQAICAGVRSLGLDVRAGLHTGEVELRGDDIGGIAVHIGQRVSSLAGPAEVLVSSTVKDLVAGSGIKFLDRGFHVLKGVPDEWRIFAVAN, encoded by the coding sequence GTGATCGAGGTCCCGGAGACCCGATACGCCAAGTCGGGGGACGTCAACATCGCCTACCAAGTGGTCGGCGACGGACCGTTCGACCTCGTTTACGTTCCTCCGTTTGTCTCGAACCTCGAACTGCAGTGGGAGGATCCTGCCGAGCGCAGATACTTTGAGCGTCTCGCCTCGTTCTCCCGACTCATCATGTTCGATAAGCGCGGAACCGGCTTGTCCGATCGCGTCGCCGTCGCGACGCTCGAGGAGCGAATGGATGATCTGCGTGCCGTGATGGACGCTGCCGGCTCGCAGCGAGCCGCCATTTACGGTGGCTCGGAAGGCGGAGCCCTCTCCATCCTCTTCGCAGTGACGTATCCCGAGCGTGTTTCAGCGCTCGCGCTATACGGCGCATATCCCCGCATGGCTTGGGCGCCGGACTACCCGGACGGCATCCCTGACGACGTATGGGCCGATGGTCTGCGACATCTCGAGGAGAACTGGGGCCGCGGAGAAGAGGGAGGACTTCCTCTTTGGGCCCTCGCACCGGGCCGAGCCGATGACCCCGCGTTCCGCAGATCACACGGGCGGTGGGAGCGCCTGTCGGCAAGCCCCGGGGCCGCCGTCGCGATCCAGCAGATGGTCCGCGAGCTCGACGTGCGCCACGCCTTGCCCGCCATCCGCGTCCCGACCCTGGTTGTGTATCGGACCGCGGATATGGGCCACGCCGCCGGCAGCCGCTACCTCGGGGCGCACATACCCGGCGCGAAAGTCATTGAGCTGCAAGGCGACGAATACTTTCCACACCTCGGGGACCAGGATGCGATCCTCGATGAGGTCGAGGAGTTCCTCACCGGCGTTCGTCCCGTGCACGCGCTCGATCGAGCATTGGCGACTGTGCTTTTCACCGACATCGTGTCGTCAACGCAGCGCGTCGCGGCGCTCGGCGACGATGAGTGGACGCGGATTCTCGACCACCACGACGCCATGGCCGCACGAGAGATCGACCGTCATCGCGGTCGGAAGATCAGCACGACGGGTGACGGCGTGCTCGCGACATTCGACGGCCCGGCTCGTGCCGTGCGGTGCGCGCAAGCGATTTGCGCGGGAGTTCGGTCGCTGGGCCTCGACGTGCGGGCGGGCCTTCATACCGGCGAGGTCGAGCTGCGCGGCGACGACATCGGCGGGATCGCAGTACATATCGGCCAACGTGTCTCGTCACTCGCCGGACCGGCTGAAGTTCTCGTGTCGTCTACCGTCAAGGATCTAGTGGCGGGGTCGGGAATTAAGTTCTTAGACCGTGGATTTCACGTGCTCAAGGGTGTACCCGACGAATGGCGAATATTCGCCGTCGCGAATTAG
- the trmB gene encoding tRNA (guanosine(46)-N7)-methyltransferase TrmB, giving the protein MSDHGRMQTPGPDIASPHLHPRVTSFRTRRSTLSGGQQATWERLWPEMGMQARDADGPASLLDTEAWFGRSAPVVLEIGSGTGISTLAMATAEPHLDVVAVEVYKRGLAQLLSAIDREGVTNIRLVRGDGVDVLEHMFGPHSLTGVRVFFPDPWPKARHHKRRLLQPATVALIADRLRSGGVLHTATDHAGYAEQIAEVGDAEPRLRRVSASDPLPISVQRPVTKYEGKAQHAGSAVAELLWVKQP; this is encoded by the coding sequence ATGAGCGACCATGGACGGATGCAAACGCCCGGGCCGGACATCGCCTCGCCGCATTTGCACCCCAGGGTTACCAGCTTCCGGACCAGGCGTTCGACGCTTTCGGGCGGCCAACAGGCGACGTGGGAGCGGCTGTGGCCGGAGATGGGCATGCAGGCGCGCGACGCCGACGGCCCGGCGTCGCTGCTGGACACCGAGGCGTGGTTTGGCCGGTCGGCGCCCGTGGTCCTGGAAATCGGCAGCGGAACCGGCATCTCGACGCTCGCGATGGCCACGGCCGAGCCGCACCTCGACGTGGTCGCGGTGGAGGTCTACAAGCGCGGGCTGGCGCAGCTGCTGTCCGCGATCGATCGCGAGGGCGTCACCAATATCCGATTGGTCCGCGGTGATGGCGTCGACGTTCTCGAGCACATGTTCGGGCCGCACTCGCTGACGGGTGTGCGGGTCTTCTTCCCCGACCCATGGCCGAAGGCCCGACACCACAAGCGCCGCCTGCTGCAACCCGCCACCGTCGCACTGATCGCCGACCGGTTGCGCTCTGGTGGGGTGCTGCACACCGCCACCGACCACGCCGGCTATGCCGAACAAATCGCCGAGGTCGGCGACGCCGAGCCGCGGCTGCGCAGGGTCAGCGCGTCGGACCCGCTGCCGATCTCGGTGCAGCGGCCCGTCACGAAGTACGAAGGCAAAGCCCAGCATGCGGGCAGCGCCGTGGCCGAATTGCTCTGGGTGAAACAGCCATGA
- the fadD4 gene encoding fatty-acid--CoA ligase FadD4: MQIREHAAANPDKPALIIHPSGTVLTFAELEARANRLAHFFRKHGLHEGDAVAIIMENNEHFHAVMWAARRCGLYYVPINTHLTAAEAAYIIDNSGAKAVVGSATLRKTCENLTQHTQPALKLVADDDLDGWYRYPECVADQPDTPIDDEIEGDLLQYSSGTTGRPKGIKRELPHLPPAEVPGLMSALVSFWLDPEAIYLSPAPLYHTAPSVWSMQIQGAGITTVVLEKFDAEGCLDAIQRHRVTHGQFVPVMFTRMLKLPEAVRERYDLSSLKRVMHAAAPCPVEIKKQMIDWWGPIVDEYYASSEAIGSTLITAEDWLAHPGSVGKPMMGLLHILDEDGNELPPGHAGEIYFEGGFDFEYLNDPEKTAKSRDRHGWKTVGDIGYLDEEGYLYLTDRRHHMIISGGVNIYPQEAENMLVTHPKVMDAAVFGIPDDEMGQSVKGVVQTVDPADATEEFAEELLGWLRDRLTHYKCPRSISFEVQLPRTDTGKLYKQGLIDKYA; this comes from the coding sequence ATGCAGATTCGCGAACACGCCGCGGCCAACCCCGACAAGCCCGCCCTCATCATCCATCCGTCGGGGACGGTCCTGACGTTCGCCGAACTCGAGGCCCGTGCCAACCGCCTCGCCCACTTCTTTCGCAAGCACGGTCTGCACGAGGGTGACGCCGTCGCGATCATCATGGAGAACAACGAGCACTTCCACGCCGTCATGTGGGCCGCCCGCCGCTGCGGCCTGTACTACGTCCCGATCAACACCCACCTGACCGCCGCCGAGGCTGCGTACATCATCGACAACAGCGGCGCCAAAGCCGTCGTCGGCTCCGCAACCCTGCGCAAAACATGCGAGAACCTCACCCAACACACGCAGCCCGCTCTGAAACTCGTCGCCGACGACGATCTGGACGGCTGGTACCGCTACCCGGAATGCGTTGCAGATCAACCGGATACGCCGATCGACGACGAGATCGAAGGCGACCTTCTGCAGTACTCGTCGGGCACCACCGGCCGCCCGAAGGGCATCAAACGCGAACTGCCGCACCTGCCGCCGGCCGAGGTCCCCGGATTGATGTCGGCGTTGGTCAGCTTCTGGCTCGATCCCGAGGCCATCTACCTCAGTCCGGCCCCGCTGTACCACACCGCGCCATCGGTCTGGTCGATGCAGATTCAGGGCGCAGGCATCACAACCGTCGTGCTGGAGAAGTTCGACGCCGAGGGCTGCCTCGACGCGATCCAGCGCCACCGCGTCACCCACGGCCAGTTCGTGCCGGTGATGTTCACCCGGATGCTGAAACTGCCCGAGGCCGTGCGCGAGCGCTACGACCTGTCCAGCCTCAAGCGCGTGATGCACGCGGCGGCGCCGTGCCCCGTCGAGATCAAGAAGCAGATGATCGATTGGTGGGGACCGATCGTCGACGAGTACTACGCCTCCTCCGAGGCCATCGGCTCGACGCTGATCACCGCCGAAGACTGGCTGGCGCACCCCGGTTCGGTCGGCAAGCCCATGATGGGTTTATTGCACATCCTCGACGAGGACGGCAACGAACTGCCACCGGGCCACGCAGGGGAGATCTACTTCGAGGGCGGCTTCGACTTCGAGTACCTCAACGACCCCGAGAAGACGGCCAAGTCGCGCGATCGGCACGGCTGGAAAACCGTCGGCGACATCGGCTATCTCGATGAAGAGGGTTACCTCTACCTGACCGACCGCCGCCACCACATGATCATCTCCGGCGGCGTGAACATCTACCCGCAAGAGGCCGAGAACATGTTGGTGACCCATCCAAAGGTGATGGACGCCGCGGTGTTCGGCATACCCGACGATGAAATGGGCCAAAGCGTCAAGGGTGTCGTGCAGACCGTCGACCCAGCCGACGCCACCGAGGAGTTCGCCGAGGAGTTGCTTGGCTGGCTGCGGGATCGGTTGACGCACTACAAGTGTCCGCGGTCGATCTCGTTCGAGGTGCAACTGCCGCGCACCGATACCGGCAAGCTCTACAAGCAGGGGCTGATAGACAAGTACGCGTGA